The proteins below come from a single Papaver somniferum cultivar HN1 chromosome 11, ASM357369v1, whole genome shotgun sequence genomic window:
- the LOC113325366 gene encoding cytochrome b-c1 complex subunit 9-like: protein MESILKKPSPKNGGFYESAYKLFMRRNSVYVTVIIIGAFAGERAVDYGVKTLWENNNKGKRYEDISVLGQRPVEE, encoded by the exons ATGGAAAGCATCTTGAAGAAGCCATCTCCAAAAAATGGAGGTTTCTATGAATCTGCATATAAACTGTTTATGCGTCGGAATTCGGTATACGTAACTGTGATCATAATTGGTGCTTTTGCTGGTGAGAGG GCAGTGGATTATGGTGTGAAGACGCTTTGGGAAAACAACAATAAAGGG AAGCGGTACGAGGATATTTCCGTCCTGGGACAAAGACCAGTTGAAGAATGA